A single window of Methylacidimicrobium sp. AP8 DNA harbors:
- a CDS encoding arylamine N-acetyltransferase, producing MPPAFLDRYFARIGYGVPASATLDTLSRLHALHPQAIPFENLDPLLGRPVRLDLDSIERKLVLAGRRATTSSTIFFSPKACARSAFRSPA from the coding sequence GTGCCTCCCGCATTCCTCGACCGCTACTTCGCCCGCATCGGCTATGGCGTTCCGGCAAGCGCTACTCTGGATACCCTGAGCCGGCTTCACGCTCTTCACCCCCAGGCCATCCCGTTTGAAAACCTCGATCCGCTGCTCGGCCGGCCGGTCCGCCTCGACCTCGACTCGATCGAGCGAAAGCTCGTTCTCGCAGGCCGCAGGGCTACTACTTCGAGCACAATTTTCTTTTCGCCGAAGGCTTGCGCACGCTCGGCTTTCCGGTCACCGGCCTAG
- a CDS encoding transposase, translating to MEGCFRDRRHPKRIVHRLREMLAQRVFGIALGYEDLNDHEQLRTDPLVALLSGKRSYGSSYPRSRRRAWMPGPIRVPRGAVSR from the coding sequence CTGGAGGGCTGCTTTCGGGATCGACGCCATCCGAAACGCATTGTGCATCGGCTACGGGAGATGCTTGCCCAGCGCGTCTTCGGGATTGCGCTGGGCTACGAAGACCTCAACGATCATGAGCAGTTACGGACCGATCCGCTGGTTGCTCTCCTGAGCGGGAAAAGGTCGTACGGAAGTTCGTATCCGAGAAGCCGCCGGCGAGCCTGGATGCCAGGGCCAATTCGAGTTCCCCGCGGAGCTGTCTCCAGATAG